Proteins from a genomic interval of Triplophysa dalaica isolate WHDGS20190420 chromosome 21, ASM1584641v1, whole genome shotgun sequence:
- the LOC130410146 gene encoding inter-alpha-trypsin inhibitor heavy chain H4-like isoform X1, which yields MDRAAAKVILLAVFLITATSDPVKKAQNVDVYSFHMNSTVTSRYATTTITSRVANKLNESQEILFEVKIPKNAFISKFRMIIEGTSYDGVVKEKAEAQQQYTQAVSRGQSAGLIKSVGRTLEEFKTSVTVAALSKVTFELTYEELLKRRLGKYELLINAQPMQTVTDFKIDVHVHEKTGISFLEVKGDLSTDDLTNAIKTTRADKDAWVTFYPTRDQQTKCKTCGENGLNGDLLITYDVERQNPNGEMTVSNGYFFHSFAPSDVSRISKNVVFIIDRSGSMHGKKMQQTRLALLKILSDLGENDHFGLITFDSRVDLWKRELLKATHANLEDAKSFVRKITDRGATDINAAVLEGVDMIKRHPREGTTSILILLTDGDPTSGETNTEKITGNVKVSIGSKFPLYCLGFGYDVNFDFLTKMSMENNGVARRIYEDSDADLQLQGFYDEVAVPLLTDIQLNYIGVSNLTQTSFNLYFNGSEIVVSGQITDNSVESVTTEIIAISKGSKVTYRDTVTAKDVSDVQPEHDNFLERLWAYLTVKQLLDRQVLLKGPEKEASRKEALNLSLKYQFVTSLTSMVVTKPQENQTEVANKPKEGETPQRPPVSARPGASRRFSGRVSYSRMGSYGGGRRGSRLQSSPAKSDPEVLGESGFMGIAYDDYSSSVTSDLHHAVAVPLAPFVPEVHLVTLVPEVPSHHFLLSADGQPRPLCFAVPLHYKLKLLEDSSIEFSMNGESGTSRHGFSQIAFRYKKTHHLVVNTTSINHHIDQENQQLFWGQNAQFNKDGVSVLISPSQVKITMGDFIISVLLHNNGDLFLWPKVEQYPQGSSPTGILGKASISYEKIKGSRTPTLKIMDKEVTASMADVSDYSRTSAPVIKCWLVPFEAVMNGNISDFTVTLL from the exons ATGGATCGAGCAGCAGCGAAAGTGATTTTGCTTGCCGTCTTTCTCATCACCGCCACTTCAGATCCTGTAAAGAAG GCACAAAATGTGGATGTTTACAGTTTCCACATGAACTCTACTGTGACCAGCCGCTACGCCACCACAACCATCACGAGCCGCGTGGCCAACAAACTGAATGAATCTCAAGAGATCCTGTTTGAGGTGAAGATACCCAAGAATGCCTTCATCAGCAAATTCAGAAT GATAATAGAGGGAACGAGTTATGatggagttgtgaaggagaaagCAGAAGCTCAGCAGCAGTACACTCAAGCAGTATCACGAGGACAAAGTGCCGGACTCATCAA GTCTGTTGGAAGGACTTTAGAAGAGTTTAAAACATCAGTGACTGTGGCCGCTCTCAGTAAAGTCACGTTTGAGTTGACCTACGAGGAACTGCTGAAGCGTCGCCTTGGCAAATATGAGCTGCTCATCAACGCCCAACCCATGCAGACAGTCACAGATTTCAAG ATTGACGTTCACGTTCATGAGAAAACAGGAATTTCCTTCTTGGAGGTGAAAGGAGATCTGAGCACCGATGATCTGACCAATGCCATCAAAACAACCAGAGCAGACAAAGAT GCATGGGTGACCTTCTACCCCACTCGAGACCAGCAGACCAAATGTAAAACTTGTGGTGAAAATGGACTGAACGGAGATCTGCTCATCACATATGATGTCGAGAGACAAAATCCCAACGGAGAAATGACG GTGTCAAATGGGTATTTTTTCCATTCTTTTGCACCCTCGGATGTTTCACGCATCTCCAAAAACGTTGTGTTTATTATTGACCGAAGTGGCTCTATGCACGGCAAAAAGATGCAGCAG ACTCGCTTGGCACTGCTGAAAATTTTGAGTGATCTTGGTGAGAACGACCATTTTGGATTGATCACCTTCGACAGTAGAGTTGATTTGTGGAAGCGTGAACTTCTCAAAGCCACCCATGCAAACCTGGAGGATGCAAAATCTTTTGTGAGGAAGATCACAGACAGAGGAG CTACGGACATAAATGCTGCAGTGTTAGAAGGAGTGGATATGATCAAACGGCATCCACGAGAGGGAACTACCTCAATCCTGATCCTTCTGACCGATGGAGATCCAACATCAG GTGAAACTAACACTGAGAAGATCACAGGGAATGTGAAAGTGTCCATCGGGTCCAAGTTTCCGCTCTATTGTCTTGGTTTTGGATATGATGTGAATTTCGACTTCCTTACAAAAATGTCGATGGAAAATAACGGAGTTGCTCGCAGAATTTATGAGGATTCTGATGCCGATCTGCAGCTGCAG GGCTTCTATGATGAAGTTGCTGTCCCGCTCCTCACCGATATTCAACTAAATTACATCGGAGTGTCAAATCTCACCCAGACCAGTTTCAACTTGTACTTCAACGGCTCTGAAATTGTGGTGTCGGGTcaaatcacagacaacagtgTGGAGAGCGTCACCACTGAGATCATCGCTATATCT AAAGGAAGTAAGGTGACGTATCGTGACACTGTAACGGCAAAAGATGTAAGTGATGTCCAACCTGAACATGACAATTTCCTGGAACGACTGTGGGCCTACCTCACAGTAAAGCAACTTCTGGACAGACA AGTTCTTCTTAAAGGTCCAGAAAAAGAGGCTTCAAGGAAAGAAGCTCTCAATCTGTCCCTCAAATATCAGTTTGTCACATCTCTCACCTCTATGGTTGTCACCAAACCACAGGAAAATCAAACTGAAGTTGCAAACAAACCCAAAGAGGGAGAAACACCACAGAGACCTCCAGTATCCGCTCGACCTGGTG CCTCACGAAGGTTTTCAGGACGAGTTTCATATAGTCGCATGG GCTCATACGGTGGTGGACGAAGAGGCAGTCGTCTTCaat CATCTCCAGCCAAAAGTGATCCTGAAGTATTAGGTGAAAGCGGGTTCATGG GAATAGCTTATGATGATTACTCCTCGTCTG TGACTTCAGATTTACATCACGCTGTGGCAG TTCCTTTAGCTCCTTTTGTTCCTGAAGTTCATTTAGTTACTTTAGTTCCTGAAGTTCCTTCTCATCATTTCTTGCTGTCTGCTGACGGTCAGCCTAGACCACTTTGTTTCGCCGTTCCTCTTCACTACAAACTCAAACTGCTGGAGGACTCTTCAATAG AGTTCTCAATGAATGGAGAGTCTGGGACCTCTAGACATGGATTCAGTCAAATTGCCTTTCGTTATAAAAAGACACATCATCTGGTAGTAAACACAACGTCCATCAATCACCATATTGACCAGGAAAACCAACAGTTATTCTGGGGACAAAATGCCCAATTTAACAAAGACGG CGTGTCTGTGTTAATATCGCCCTCACAAGTCAAAATCACCATGGGGGATTTCATTATCAGTGTTCTTCTTCATAACAACGGGGATCTGTTTTTGTGGCCTAAAGTAGAGCAATATCCACAAGGTTCCAGCCCCACGGGGATTTTAG GCAAAGCAAGTATTTCATATGAGAAGATTAAAGGATCCAGAACACCAACTCTGAAGATAATGGACAAGGAAGTGACAGCGTCTAT GGCTGATGTGAGCGACTACAGCAGAACTTCTGCTCCTGTTATCAAATGTTGGCTCGTGCCGTTCGAAGCTGTGATGAACGGAAATATATCGGACTTTACTGTTACTCTGCTGTAG
- the LOC130410146 gene encoding inter-alpha-trypsin inhibitor heavy chain H3-like isoform X2, giving the protein MDRAAAKVILLAVFLITATSDPVKKAQNVDVYSFHMNSTVTSRYATTTITSRVANKLNESQEILFEVKIPKNAFISKFRMIIEGTSYDGVVKEKAEAQQQYTQAVSRGQSAGLIKSVGRTLEEFKTSVTVAALSKVTFELTYEELLKRRLGKYELLINAQPMQTVTDFKIDVHVHEKTGISFLEVKGDLSTDDLTNAIKTTRADKDAWVTFYPTRDQQTKCKTCGENGLNGDLLITYDVERQNPNGEMTVSNGYFFHSFAPSDVSRISKNVVFIIDRSGSMHGKKMQQTRLALLKILSDLGENDHFGLITFDSRVDLWKRELLKATHANLEDAKSFVRKITDRGATDINAAVLEGVDMIKRHPREGTTSILILLTDGDPTSGETNTEKITGNVKVSIGSKFPLYCLGFGYDVNFDFLTKMSMENNGVARRIYEDSDADLQLQGFYDEVAVPLLTDIQLNYIGVSNLTQTSFNLYFNGSEIVVSGQITDNSVESVTTEIIAISKGSKVTYRDTVTAKDVSDVQPEHDNFLERLWAYLTVKQLLDRQVLLKGPEKEASRKEALNLSLKYQFVTSLTSMVVTKPQENQTEVANKPKEGETPQRPPVSARPGASRRFSGRVSYSRMGSYGGGRRGSRLQSSPAKSDPEVLVTSDLHHAVAVPLAPFVPEVHLVTLVPEVPSHHFLLSADGQPRPLCFAVPLHYKLKLLEDSSIEFSMNGESGTSRHGFSQIAFRYKKTHHLVVNTTSINHHIDQENQQLFWGQNAQFNKDGVSVLISPSQVKITMGDFIISVLLHNNGDLFLWPKVEQYPQGSSPTGILGKASISYEKIKGSRTPTLKIMDKEVTASMADVSDYSRTSAPVIKCWLVPFEAVMNGNISDFTVTLL; this is encoded by the exons ATGGATCGAGCAGCAGCGAAAGTGATTTTGCTTGCCGTCTTTCTCATCACCGCCACTTCAGATCCTGTAAAGAAG GCACAAAATGTGGATGTTTACAGTTTCCACATGAACTCTACTGTGACCAGCCGCTACGCCACCACAACCATCACGAGCCGCGTGGCCAACAAACTGAATGAATCTCAAGAGATCCTGTTTGAGGTGAAGATACCCAAGAATGCCTTCATCAGCAAATTCAGAAT GATAATAGAGGGAACGAGTTATGatggagttgtgaaggagaaagCAGAAGCTCAGCAGCAGTACACTCAAGCAGTATCACGAGGACAAAGTGCCGGACTCATCAA GTCTGTTGGAAGGACTTTAGAAGAGTTTAAAACATCAGTGACTGTGGCCGCTCTCAGTAAAGTCACGTTTGAGTTGACCTACGAGGAACTGCTGAAGCGTCGCCTTGGCAAATATGAGCTGCTCATCAACGCCCAACCCATGCAGACAGTCACAGATTTCAAG ATTGACGTTCACGTTCATGAGAAAACAGGAATTTCCTTCTTGGAGGTGAAAGGAGATCTGAGCACCGATGATCTGACCAATGCCATCAAAACAACCAGAGCAGACAAAGAT GCATGGGTGACCTTCTACCCCACTCGAGACCAGCAGACCAAATGTAAAACTTGTGGTGAAAATGGACTGAACGGAGATCTGCTCATCACATATGATGTCGAGAGACAAAATCCCAACGGAGAAATGACG GTGTCAAATGGGTATTTTTTCCATTCTTTTGCACCCTCGGATGTTTCACGCATCTCCAAAAACGTTGTGTTTATTATTGACCGAAGTGGCTCTATGCACGGCAAAAAGATGCAGCAG ACTCGCTTGGCACTGCTGAAAATTTTGAGTGATCTTGGTGAGAACGACCATTTTGGATTGATCACCTTCGACAGTAGAGTTGATTTGTGGAAGCGTGAACTTCTCAAAGCCACCCATGCAAACCTGGAGGATGCAAAATCTTTTGTGAGGAAGATCACAGACAGAGGAG CTACGGACATAAATGCTGCAGTGTTAGAAGGAGTGGATATGATCAAACGGCATCCACGAGAGGGAACTACCTCAATCCTGATCCTTCTGACCGATGGAGATCCAACATCAG GTGAAACTAACACTGAGAAGATCACAGGGAATGTGAAAGTGTCCATCGGGTCCAAGTTTCCGCTCTATTGTCTTGGTTTTGGATATGATGTGAATTTCGACTTCCTTACAAAAATGTCGATGGAAAATAACGGAGTTGCTCGCAGAATTTATGAGGATTCTGATGCCGATCTGCAGCTGCAG GGCTTCTATGATGAAGTTGCTGTCCCGCTCCTCACCGATATTCAACTAAATTACATCGGAGTGTCAAATCTCACCCAGACCAGTTTCAACTTGTACTTCAACGGCTCTGAAATTGTGGTGTCGGGTcaaatcacagacaacagtgTGGAGAGCGTCACCACTGAGATCATCGCTATATCT AAAGGAAGTAAGGTGACGTATCGTGACACTGTAACGGCAAAAGATGTAAGTGATGTCCAACCTGAACATGACAATTTCCTGGAACGACTGTGGGCCTACCTCACAGTAAAGCAACTTCTGGACAGACA AGTTCTTCTTAAAGGTCCAGAAAAAGAGGCTTCAAGGAAAGAAGCTCTCAATCTGTCCCTCAAATATCAGTTTGTCACATCTCTCACCTCTATGGTTGTCACCAAACCACAGGAAAATCAAACTGAAGTTGCAAACAAACCCAAAGAGGGAGAAACACCACAGAGACCTCCAGTATCCGCTCGACCTGGTG CCTCACGAAGGTTTTCAGGACGAGTTTCATATAGTCGCATGG GCTCATACGGTGGTGGACGAAGAGGCAGTCGTCTTCaat CATCTCCAGCCAAAAGTGATCCTGAAGTATTAG TGACTTCAGATTTACATCACGCTGTGGCAG TTCCTTTAGCTCCTTTTGTTCCTGAAGTTCATTTAGTTACTTTAGTTCCTGAAGTTCCTTCTCATCATTTCTTGCTGTCTGCTGACGGTCAGCCTAGACCACTTTGTTTCGCCGTTCCTCTTCACTACAAACTCAAACTGCTGGAGGACTCTTCAATAG AGTTCTCAATGAATGGAGAGTCTGGGACCTCTAGACATGGATTCAGTCAAATTGCCTTTCGTTATAAAAAGACACATCATCTGGTAGTAAACACAACGTCCATCAATCACCATATTGACCAGGAAAACCAACAGTTATTCTGGGGACAAAATGCCCAATTTAACAAAGACGG CGTGTCTGTGTTAATATCGCCCTCACAAGTCAAAATCACCATGGGGGATTTCATTATCAGTGTTCTTCTTCATAACAACGGGGATCTGTTTTTGTGGCCTAAAGTAGAGCAATATCCACAAGGTTCCAGCCCCACGGGGATTTTAG GCAAAGCAAGTATTTCATATGAGAAGATTAAAGGATCCAGAACACCAACTCTGAAGATAATGGACAAGGAAGTGACAGCGTCTAT GGCTGATGTGAGCGACTACAGCAGAACTTCTGCTCCTGTTATCAAATGTTGGCTCGTGCCGTTCGAAGCTGTGATGAACGGAAATATATCGGACTTTACTGTTACTCTGCTGTAG
- the il17rc gene encoding uncharacterized protein il17rc: MDLSRWRLLLVFSVDWFVCSLEQVPHNPQNNIICPQGLLKCSVKPTDPLRAHDVDCGPVLMCSLSVEPELCCYDKRCKPCLWINIQLSFIPDAEFEEDGEGSGYDHDNRGAWDSGCVSLPDNTTEGQSATDYHPCEDQMGSQGTPAGVTICYNSAGVLQTLCKRLDFTVSSARDHNTFNMTLVEYEDIDFGKTMKISVRSFSHLVEVPTLKTVCSSAHHENITECKGPRVDYVIDKQNGVVRMNCEAGDASETQLCMKRGKVGNCRLLTSNIIPLELITDCTCFQAWKQESARVEFCPFEHNQEFKEKVLRNVSVLVYHTKTYDGQHVLGWDLSAPCRIKAELWPCHLRADGKCTEIHGIRKWYTNETQWEENVTTLRASGSFVNIKSRNHQQLCVMVKADGELPHYYCQHSLKRQYWSLLVPLTLVIVFLTVFGILLLVHKLKRKISGWERQCHSQDTRRQMLLLHSSATNHQEQLVCKLGRMFSELGFDVFLDLCYQTELGSLGPAPWFLSKLGQVQTHGGKVLLMVSPSTLRYAEEYWNMYKKGKDKIPQTLSACSSDVLGAALGCILADHQKGGAPQRFVLVQLDNIEHLINEECDVPELLRGLPLYKLPSQTQGLLGELCSESPNSLSGKLKKMWWMKRAQRKLSRGLLSVCNDKRGRTESMLTQEDALSLDMEDVYLKKEQL, encoded by the exons ATGGACTTGTCACGGTGGAGACTTCTGCTCGTCTTTTCTGTTGACTGGTTTGTGTGTTCACTTGAACAAGTTCCACACAACCCACAAAACAACATCATCTGTCCTCAG GGTCTTTTAAAATGCAGCGTGAAACCTACAGACCCTCTCCGAGCCCATGATGTGGATTGTGGTCCTGTACTAATGTGCTCTCTGTCAGTCGAGCCTGAATTGTGCTGTTATGATAAGCGCTGCAAACCGTGTTTGTGGATCAACATCCAGTTGAGTTTTATTCCGGATGCTGAGTTTGAGGAGGATGGAGAAGGGTCTGGATATGACCATGATAACAGAG GAGCTTGGGATTCAGGTTGTGTTTCACTTCCAGACAACACAACTGAAGGTCAAAGTGCAACC GATTATCATCCCTGTGAAGATCAGATGGGTTCTCAGGGCACGCCAG CTGGTGTGACAATATGCTACAATTCGGCCGGCGTACTTCAAACATTGTGTAAGAGATTAGACTTCACAGTGTCTTCTGCTCGAGATCACAACACATTTAAT ATGACTCTGGTGGAGTATGAAGATATTGACTTTGGCAAAACAATGAAGATTTCTGTCAGATCTTTCAGTCATCTGGTTGAAGTTCCAACATTAAAAACAg TGTGTTCTTCAGCCCATCACGAGAACATAACGGAGTGTAAAG GACCCAGGGTCGATTATGTAATAGACAAACAGAACGGTGTGGTTAGGATGAATTGTGAGGCTGGAGATGCGTCTGAAACACAGCTCTGTATGAAACGTGGAAAAGTAGGAAATtgcagg CTTCTTACAAGTAACATCATTCCACTGGAGTTAATCACAGACTGCACATGCTTTCAG GCTTGGAAACAAGAATCAGCACGTGTGGAATTCTGTCCATTTGAACACAATCAAG AGTTTAAAGAAAAAGTCCTGAGAAACGTGTCTGTGTTGGTGTACCACACTAAGACATATGATGGTCAGCATGTGCTGGGATGGGATCTGTCAGCCCCCTGCAGGATCAAAGCTGAACTGTGGCCCTGTCACCTCCGAGCTGATGGAAAATGCACAGAGATTCATGGAATCAGAAAGTGGTATACCAATGAGACACAATGGGAAGAGAATGTCACAACGTTACgg GCATCCGGTAGTTTCGTGAATATCAAGTCTCGGAATCACCAGCAGCTCTGTGTGATG gTTAAAGCTGATGGAGAACTTCCACATTACTACTGCCAACATTCCT tgAAACGGCAGTATTGGAGTCTTCTTGTTCCTCTGACACTGGTCATCGTGTTTCTGACCGTTTTTGGAATCCTTCTGCTTGTGCACAAACTCAAAC GGAAGATCAGTGGATGGGAGAGACAATGTCATTCTCAAG ATACAAGGAGACAGATGTTGTTGCTTCATTCATCCGCGACCAACCACCAAGAACAGCTGGTGTGTAAACTGGGCCGGATGTTTTCTGAGCTGGGCTTTGATGTGTTTCTAGACCTTTGTTATCAAACAGAGCTCGGATCTCTGGGACCGGCACCTTGGTTCCTCTCCAAACTCGGTCAAGTACAGACACACGGAGGCAAAGTTCTCCTGATGGTTTCGCCGTCAACACTCCGGTATGCCGAGGAGTACTGGAACATGTACAAGAAAGGAAAGGACAAAATACCCCAAACCCTGTCCGCCTGCTCCTCGGATGTTTTGGGTGCTGCCCTAGGCTGCATTTTAGCTGACCACCAGAAGGGCGGCGCTCCTCAGCGATTCGTTCTCGTGCAGTTAGACAACATCGAACACCTTATCAATGAGGAGTGTGACGTCCCGGAGCTGTTACGGGGCTTGCCGCTGTATAAACTCCCCTCGCAGACTCAAGGACTGCTTGGGGAACTGTGTTCGGAAAGCCCGAACAGCCTGAGCGGGAAGTTAAAGAAGATGTGGTGGATGAAGAGAGCGCAGAGGAAGCTGTCTCGAGGACTGCTGAGCGTTTGTAATGATAAGAGAGGGAGGACTGAATCGATGCTCACTCAGGAGGATGCACTTAGCCTGGACATGGAAGATGTTTACCTGAAAAAGGAACAGTTATAA
- the LOC130410150 gene encoding protein disulfide isomerase CRELD1, which produces MSRSQWFFLSTVLCLAHPELILGQNCSEDCKACGGAEKDQCLQCHTGFSLNDNVCVDIDECGTELGRCPHNTYCLNTHGSYQCRACDEACSGCMGGGPARCRKCAPGYRSSAMKCLDIDECAEEMLACPGLNVICVNTEGSFYCQCADGYTRKSTGCERDQAAAGEGTGIFDNIQDDEIEVLQQMFFGVVLCALGTLAAKGDLVFTSIFMGAVAAMFGYWLSDKTDRVMDALIRGR; this is translated from the exons ATGTCACGCTCTCAGTGGTTCTTCCTGTCTACTGTGTTGTGTTTGGCTCATCCTGAACTGATTCTGGGTCAGAACTGCTCAGAGGACTGTAAAGCATGTGGAGGAGCAGAAAAAGATCAATGTCTGCAGTGTCACACAGGATTTAGTCTAAATGACAACGTGTGTGTGG ATATTGATGAATGTGGCACTGAACTGGGTCGCTGTCCCCACAACACATACTGCTTGAACACTCACGGGTCTTACCAGTGCAGAG CATGTGACGAGGCTTGCTCGGGGTGTATGGGTGGAGGACCAGCCCGCTGTAGAAAATGTGCACCCGGATACAGATCTTCAGCAATGAAATGTTTAG ATATAGATGAATGCGCTGAGGAAATGTTGGCCTGCCCTGGTCTCAATGTCATCTGTGTAAATACAGAAGGTTCATTTTACTGTCAGTGTGCAGACGGTTACACACGCAAAAGCACCGGCTGTGAGAGAGACCAGGCAGCAG CTGGTGAAGGAACAGGTATTTTTGATAACATTCAAGATGATGAAATCGAGGTCCTGCAGCAGATGTTTTTCGGTGTGGTGCTGTGTGCGCTGGGCACGCTGGCGGCTAAAGGAGATCTTGTGTTCACCTCCATCTTTATGGGGGCGGTGGCGGCCATGTTTGGATACTGGCTGTCTGATAAGACCGATCGAGTGATGGACGCCCTGATAAGAGGgagataa